The proteins below are encoded in one region of Thermodesulfovibrionales bacterium:
- the nrfD gene encoding NrfD/PsrC family molybdoenzyme membrane anchor subunit, which produces MLEKALVGSRKYWTWIFFLLAVIGAGFIAYLRQFDYGLGITGMSRDVSWGLYIGQFTFLVGVAASAVMLVIPFYLHDFRKFGKIVILGEFLAVSAVTMCMLFIFIDMGQPRRVLNVILHPTPNSIMFWDMLVLNGYLVLNILIGWITLSSDHKGVKPPQWIKTLIYISIPWAFSIHTVTAFLYAGLPGRHFWLSAIMAARFLASAFAGGPALLVILALIVRKLTKFDPGREPILALGKIVTYAMIANVFFLGLEFFTAFYSGVPGHMHSFVYLYSGIAKYAKLVPLMWLSAVLAAIALILLVNPSTRKAEPTLALACVAVFISLWIDKGFGLVIGGFIPNPFETITEYWPTAPEIVISLGVWAMGFLILTILYKVAVTVREETEGIELEH; this is translated from the coding sequence ATGCTTGAAAAGGCTCTGGTCGGAAGCCGGAAGTACTGGACATGGATATTCTTTCTGCTCGCCGTGATAGGAGCCGGCTTTATCGCTTACCTCAGGCAGTTTGACTACGGTCTCGGAATAACCGGCATGAGCAGGGATGTTTCATGGGGCCTCTATATCGGCCAGTTCACCTTCCTTGTGGGTGTGGCGGCTTCCGCGGTGATGCTTGTCATACCGTTTTACCTCCATGACTTCAGAAAATTCGGGAAGATCGTCATCCTCGGAGAGTTCCTGGCGGTATCGGCTGTAACGATGTGCATGCTCTTCATCTTTATCGATATGGGGCAGCCGAGGCGCGTCCTGAACGTCATCCTCCATCCGACCCCTAACTCGATCATGTTTTGGGATATGCTTGTTTTGAACGGGTATCTCGTGCTCAACATCCTCATCGGCTGGATCACCTTGAGTTCGGACCACAAAGGGGTGAAACCTCCGCAGTGGATAAAGACGTTAATCTACATTTCCATCCCGTGGGCCTTCAGCATCCATACGGTAACGGCCTTTCTCTACGCCGGACTTCCCGGAAGGCATTTCTGGTTGAGTGCCATAATGGCTGCCCGCTTTCTCGCCTCTGCCTTTGCGGGCGGACCTGCGCTGCTCGTCATACTCGCCTTGATCGTGCGGAAGCTGACGAAATTCGATCCGGGCAGAGAGCCGATTCTGGCCTTGGGGAAGATCGTGACCTATGCGATGATCGCAAATGTCTTCTTCCTCGGTCTCGAGTTCTTCACCGCCTTTTACAGCGGCGTACCCGGCCATATGCATTCCTTCGTCTACCTTTACTCAGGAATCGCCAAATACGCGAAACTCGTTCCCCTGATGTGGTTGTCTGCGGTGCTCGCCGCGATAGCCCTCATTCTCCTTGTTAATCCCTCTACGCGTAAGGCCGAACCGACGCTGGCACTCGCCTGTGTCGCAGTCTTTATTTCGCTCTGGATCGACAAGGGATTTGGATTAGTCATCGGCGGATTTATACCGAACCCCTTCGAGACGATAACCGAATACTGGCCGACCGCTCCCGAAATCGTGATATCTCTCGGGGTCTGGGCGATGGGATTTCTGATACTGACGATCCTCTATAAGGTCGCCGTCACGGTCAGGGAAGAGACGGAAGGGATAGAGTTGGAACATTAG
- the dsrJ gene encoding sulfate reduction electron transfer complex DsrMKJOP subunit DsrJ, translated as MKIYNGGKIILGLVIFVGLVTLPFLLNIGKANVAPEPKIDTPEIQKLAEKKCVESKAFMRAEHMKLLNEWRDSAVRDGQRLYVNSEGKQYTISLQNTCMHCHSNKKKFCDACHTYLAVNPYCWNCHIAPKEKES; from the coding sequence ATGAAGATCTATAACGGAGGCAAAATCATCCTCGGGCTCGTCATCTTCGTCGGTCTGGTAACCTTGCCCTTTCTCCTGAATATCGGGAAGGCCAATGTCGCGCCGGAACCGAAGATCGATACCCCCGAAATCCAGAAGCTGGCGGAGAAGAAGTGCGTCGAGTCGAAGGCGTTTATGAGGGCCGAGCACATGAAATTGCTCAATGAATGGAGGGACTCGGCGGTGCGGGACGGCCAGAGACTCTATGTAAATTCTGAGGGAAAGCAATATACGATCAGTCTTCAAAACACGTGCATGCACTGCCATTCCAACAAGAAGAAGTTCTGTGATGCGTGCCACACCTACTTGGCGGTGAACCCCTACTGCTGGAATTGCCATATAGCGCCGAAGGAGAAAGAGTCATGA
- a CDS encoding MgtC/SapB family protein → MSSETVNIVTRLLAAMAAGGMVGFERTYHGRPAGFRTHTLVCLASSLLMLVTIYQEKWFTSAMFETVKVDPTRMAQGIMTGIGFLGAGVIMKEGLSVRGLTTAASIWITAAIGILAGVGFYDAVFIVTILTLGTLSVFRWIESRMPTLIYAHHSLRFHRDKVMPERDLKTLISDHGFSIANLSHRLLEGGRFFEYEMTIRTQREENIQRLSQTLLGLDSIIEFQISPTGD, encoded by the coding sequence ATGAGCAGTGAGACAGTAAACATCGTTACGCGGCTCTTGGCAGCAATGGCAGCTGGCGGGATGGTCGGGTTCGAAAGGACGTACCACGGTCGCCCCGCCGGGTTTCGCACGCACACCCTCGTATGCCTCGCTTCAAGCCTCCTCATGCTGGTCACAATCTATCAGGAGAAATGGTTCACCAGCGCTATGTTCGAAACCGTGAAGGTCGATCCGACGCGCATGGCTCAGGGAATCATGACCGGCATCGGGTTCCTGGGCGCGGGGGTCATCATGAAGGAGGGACTCTCCGTACGGGGGCTGACCACCGCCGCGTCAATATGGATAACTGCGGCTATCGGGATACTTGCAGGCGTCGGTTTTTACGACGCCGTCTTCATCGTGACGATACTCACCCTCGGTACGCTCTCCGTCTTTCGCTGGATCGAATCAAGAATGCCGACACTTATCTATGCGCATCACTCACTCCGCTTTCATCGGGACAAGGTAATGCCCGAAAGGGACTTGAAGACTCTCATCAGTGATCACGGGTTCAGCATCGCAAACTTAAGCCATCGTCTTCTGGAGGGAGGAAGATTTTTCGAATACGAGATGACGATCCGCACGCAGCGGGAAGAAAACATACAGCGTCTTTCCCAGACTTTATTGGGACTCGACTCCATCATAGAATTCCAGATATCTCCCACCGGAGACTGA
- a CDS encoding 4Fe-4S dicluster domain-containing protein, with protein MSMNRREFIKVAGISAVLGLGGSALVSGLRRGELEASHVLSDEKALTAKRWSMVVDMSKFKTDEDYKKVMRACHSIHNVPDFGNPKDEIKWIWSDTYEHVFPGQENSFLPEEMKEKPFLVLCNHCDNPPCVRVCPTKATFKRKSDGIVMMDQHRCIGCRFCMAACPFGARSFNWRDPRPFIKEENVEYPTRTKGVVEKCTFCFERLAKGLIPACVEAAREMAKEKGTEPGMYFGDLEDSNSEVRKILGSHFSIRRKPELGTQPSVYYIIGGKEHA; from the coding sequence ATGAGCATGAACAGAAGAGAGTTTATAAAGGTTGCAGGGATTTCTGCCGTTCTGGGGCTCGGGGGTTCGGCGCTCGTCAGCGGCCTCCGGAGGGGTGAACTGGAGGCTTCCCACGTTCTGTCCGACGAGAAAGCCCTCACGGCGAAGAGATGGTCCATGGTGGTCGATATGTCCAAGTTCAAGACCGATGAAGACTATAAGAAGGTGATGCGCGCCTGCCACAGCATCCATAATGTCCCTGATTTCGGCAACCCGAAGGACGAGATAAAGTGGATATGGTCGGACACCTATGAGCATGTCTTCCCGGGGCAGGAGAATAGTTTCCTGCCGGAGGAAATGAAAGAGAAGCCTTTTCTCGTGCTCTGTAATCACTGTGACAATCCTCCCTGCGTGAGGGTCTGTCCCACGAAGGCCACCTTTAAGAGGAAGAGTGACGGGATAGTTATGATGGACCAGCACCGTTGTATCGGCTGCAGGTTCTGCATGGCGGCCTGCCCTTTCGGAGCGAGGAGCTTCAACTGGAGGGACCCGCGCCCCTTCATCAAGGAGGAGAACGTGGAGTACCCCACGAGGACGAAGGGTGTCGTCGAAAAATGCACCTTCTGCTTCGAGAGGCTTGCGAAGGGTCTCATCCCGGCATGTGTCGAGGCCGCCAGGGAGATGGCGAAAGAAAAGGGCACGGAACCGGGGATGTATTTCGGCGACCTCGAAGACTCCAATTCCGAGGTGAGAAAGATCCTCGGGTCGCACTTCAGTATCCGGCGCAAACCGGAGCTCGGCACGCAGCCCAGTGTCTATTACATCATAGGAGGTAAGGAACATGCTTGA
- a CDS encoding multiheme c-type cytochrome — translation MTDIIRFSIALLTIVVFTTFGVASEKKEKEDVTPLSPQTRACVACHKMFTPGIVEDWLSSRHSRTKPEDAMKRGILERRISTDTLPEAFSGYVVGCYECHRQNPEKHRDNFEHMGFKINVVVSPSDCRTCHPVEADQFSGTKKANAVKNLMGNPVYHALVDTVTGLKKIKDGKISSEKASDDTLRETCLGCHGTNVESRGLKKVNTKMGELMFPDLTNWPNQGVGRENPDGSKGSCSACHPRHSFSIETARKPHTCAQCHLEPDTPAWDVYEESKHGDILFSKEHEWEFNAVPWTVGRDFKTPSCAVCHNSLIVSSDGKVITERTHDFGARLWVRLFGLVYSHPQPKSGDTTIIRNKDGLPLPTAFTGEQASEYLIGGSEQERRMNTMKSVCNSCHNIDWINGHFAKLENTVKETNEMTLAATKLLLDAWASGIEDKTNPFDETIEKMWVKQWLFYCNSIRYSSAMTGAPDYSSFKNGWWYLSENLSHMKDWIELKKNLKGKEIK, via the coding sequence ATGACAGATATAATCAGATTCAGCATCGCTTTACTGACTATTGTTGTCTTTACAACTTTTGGTGTCGCATCTGAAAAAAAAGAGAAGGAAGATGTGACTCCCTTGAGTCCACAGACGCGGGCCTGCGTAGCTTGTCATAAAATGTTTACGCCCGGGATCGTTGAGGACTGGCTTTCCAGCAGGCACTCAAGAACAAAACCGGAAGATGCCATGAAAAGAGGCATTCTCGAGCGGAGGATCTCGACGGATACATTGCCTGAGGCATTTTCAGGATACGTTGTCGGATGCTACGAATGCCACAGACAGAACCCTGAAAAGCACAGGGATAATTTTGAACATATGGGATTTAAAATAAATGTGGTTGTTTCTCCGAGTGACTGTAGGACCTGTCACCCTGTTGAGGCAGATCAATTTTCCGGGACCAAGAAGGCCAATGCCGTTAAGAACCTGATGGGGAACCCTGTCTATCATGCATTAGTTGACACCGTAACCGGCCTCAAGAAGATAAAGGACGGAAAGATCTCATCCGAGAAGGCCTCTGACGACACTCTCCGCGAGACATGCCTCGGATGCCACGGAACAAATGTCGAGTCAAGAGGATTGAAAAAGGTAAACACCAAGATGGGAGAGTTGATGTTCCCCGACCTCACGAACTGGCCGAATCAGGGGGTGGGCAGGGAGAACCCTGACGGCAGCAAAGGTTCATGCTCGGCATGCCACCCGAGGCACAGCTTTTCCATAGAAACCGCTCGAAAGCCCCATACGTGCGCCCAGTGCCATCTGGAGCCGGACACGCCCGCGTGGGACGTCTATGAGGAGAGCAAGCACGGGGACATCTTGTTCTCCAAGGAGCATGAATGGGAGTTCAATGCGGTTCCATGGACAGTCGGAAGAGACTTTAAAACGCCATCCTGTGCTGTCTGCCACAATAGCCTCATCGTCTCCTCCGATGGCAAAGTGATTACAGAAAGAACGCATGACTTCGGTGCCAGACTCTGGGTCCGGCTGTTTGGTCTTGTATACAGCCATCCCCAGCCTAAGTCGGGGGATACAACGATCATAAGGAACAAGGACGGGCTGCCGCTGCCTACGGCCTTCACGGGTGAACAGGCATCGGAGTATCTTATCGGTGGATCGGAACAGGAAAGAAGAATGAATACCATGAAAAGCGTCTGTAACAGCTGCCACAACATCGATTGGATAAACGGCCACTTTGCAAAACTCGAAAATACGGTAAAAGAGACAAATGAAATGACCCTTGCAGCCACAAAGCTTCTTCTTGACGCCTGGGCTTCCGGGATAGAGGACAAAACAAATCCCTTTGATGAAACAATAGAAAAAATGTGGGTGAAACAATGGCTTTTTTATTGCAATTCAATAAGATATTCTTCCGCAATGACCGGAGCTCCCGACTATTCTTCCTTTAAGAATGGCTGGTGGTATCTCAGCGAGAACCTGAGTCACATGAAGGACTGGATAGAACTGAAGAAGAATCTAAAGGGGAAAGAAATCAAATGA